The Chloroflexota bacterium genomic sequence GCTCAATGGGACCGCTCCGAGTCCGATCTCCAACGCCACCCCTTCAACCTCAACAGCGACGGCACTTACGACTTTCATCAACTCAACGATGCCTATTTTGACCGCGCTGAACAGATGCTGGCCATGGCCGTCGACCGGGGGTTCATACCGGCGTTGGTGCTGTTGTGGTCCAATTACGTTCCCGGTACTTTTTTCGATAACCTGGCCTATCGGGACGTGATGCCCAAGGAGCAAATCGCGCCCTACGTTGAGTACGTAGCCAAACGATTTGCCAGATTCAACCCCATCTTCTTCGTCAGCGGCGACACCAATTTTGAAAAAGACATTGCAGCTGAACACTATTACGCGGCGCTGGAAACCGTCAAACGAATCACGCCGCAAGCCTTGACCTCCTTGCATCTCTGCGGTGGCCTTATCGACGCCCCCGCGCCCGATCCGGTTGAAATCCCCCGCCTGCTTCTTGAGTCGCCCCATCTTGACTTCTACCAGTATCAGTCCAGCCATTTCTATGACCACGGTCCCCGCTGCTACACCTATGCCCAATCCTTTTACCACCAGCCCATCAAACGGCCTATTATCAACGGCGAGCCCTGCTACGAAGGGTTAGAGTTCAACGATCATCGCCACGGCCCGGCGGAAATCAGACAGGCGACATGGTTCAGTCTTCTCTCCGGGGCCAAGGCAGGAATCGCCTATGGCGCACAGGGAATCTGGCAGTGGCACCGAAAAGGCAATGCCTACCCGCCGGCGATGGACGACGACCGGCCACTGCTGTACCGCTGCGAGGAACCCTTCGACTGGCGTACAGCCCTGAGATTTGACGGCGCCTGGGAATGCGGCTTTGCCCGCTGGCTTTTTGAGACATACGACCTGTTTGATATTGAACCCCGGCAGGAGATTCTGAATCCGACCGCAAACATTCGCATGTCGGCCACCGGTGATCACTCAAAAGTGGTGATCTATAGTCCCTACGCTACGGAGATACAACTGGCTGTCGATCTAAGCCGGCTCGATTGGAGAATGATTGTTTTAGGCGATAAACAGATCGCCCGACCGGAG encodes the following:
- a CDS encoding DUF4038 domain-containing protein codes for the protein MTSLEISKSRDIFIRNARPFFYLADTVWSAFTNASRQEWDHYLTYRQRQGFNVLQINVLAQWDRSESDLQRHPFNLNSDGTYDFHQLNDAYFDRAEQMLAMAVDRGFIPALVLLWSNYVPGTFFDNLAYRDVMPKEQIAPYVEYVAKRFARFNPIFFVSGDTNFEKDIAAEHYYAALETVKRITPQALTSLHLCGGLIDAPAPDPVEIPRLLLESPHLDFYQYQSSHFYDHGPRCYTYAQSFYHQPIKRPIINGEPCYEGLEFNDHRHGPAEIRQATWFSLLSGAKAGIAYGAQGIWQWHRKGNAYPPAMDDDRPLLYRCEEPFDWRTALRFDGAWECGFARWLFETYDLFDIEPRQEILNPTANIRMSATGDHSKVVIYSPYATEIQLAVDLSRLDWRMIVLGDKQIARPEVVARQQGSAIKMPPFNSDMLFIGNS